From a region of the Hymenobacter jejuensis genome:
- the lysA gene encoding diaminopimelate decarboxylase, whose amino-acid sequence MPLQLPADIASRSTPFYLYDLTLLRQTLTALQAAARPRDFHVHYALKANANAEILALIREHGLGADCVSGGEVQRALDTGFAPQDIVFAGVGKSDAEINLALAADIWCFNAESVEELVVLNELAGAQNRRARVALRLNPNVDAHTHHYITTGLEANKFGISVSELAAVIELLSTLHNLELVGLHAHIGSQITNLTVFADLSQKLNEIQDWLSDRGIMLPHLNVGGGLGIDYQRPEENPIPDFEAYFRMFEENLVRRPGQQVHVELGRAVVAQCGTLISRVLYVKRSQQTNFAILDAGMTELIRPALYGSYHLIQNLTSQGSRQIYDVVGPICESSDTFGREVALPETNRGDLIALRSAGAYGEVMASNYNLREKAPAVYVG is encoded by the coding sequence GTGCCTCTTCAACTGCCGGCGGATATTGCCTCCCGCTCCACTCCTTTTTACCTCTACGACCTGACTTTGCTCCGGCAAACGCTCACGGCTCTGCAAGCTGCTGCCCGCCCGCGTGATTTTCATGTGCATTACGCCCTGAAAGCCAACGCCAACGCCGAAATTCTGGCCCTGATCCGGGAGCACGGCCTCGGCGCCGACTGCGTAAGTGGCGGCGAAGTGCAACGGGCGCTGGACACTGGTTTTGCCCCGCAGGACATTGTGTTTGCCGGCGTGGGCAAGTCGGATGCGGAAATAAACCTGGCACTGGCCGCCGATATCTGGTGCTTCAACGCCGAATCGGTGGAAGAATTGGTGGTGCTGAATGAGCTAGCCGGCGCGCAGAACCGGCGGGCACGAGTGGCCCTGCGCCTCAACCCCAACGTGGACGCGCACACGCACCATTACATCACTACCGGCCTGGAAGCCAACAAGTTCGGCATCAGCGTATCGGAGTTAGCCGCCGTGATTGAGCTACTCAGCACCTTACATAACCTAGAGTTAGTGGGCTTGCACGCGCACATTGGCTCGCAGATCACGAACCTGACCGTGTTTGCGGATCTGAGTCAGAAGCTCAACGAAATCCAGGATTGGCTGTCCGACCGTGGCATCATGCTGCCTCACCTCAACGTGGGCGGTGGCCTTGGCATCGACTATCAGCGGCCGGAGGAAAACCCAATTCCGGATTTTGAAGCGTATTTCCGCATGTTTGAGGAAAACCTCGTGCGGCGGCCGGGTCAGCAAGTGCATGTAGAACTAGGACGGGCCGTGGTAGCACAGTGTGGCACCTTGATCAGCCGCGTTTTGTACGTAAAACGCAGCCAGCAAACCAATTTTGCGATTCTGGATGCCGGCATGACGGAGCTGATCCGTCCCGCGCTCTACGGCAGCTACCACCTGATTCAAAACCTTACCAGCCAGGGCTCCAGGCAGATATACGACGTGGTAGGACCCATCTGCGAGTCGTCGGACACCTTTGGCCGCGAAGTAGCTCTACCCGAAACTAACCGCGGCGACCTTATAGCGCTCCGCTCAGCCGGCGCTTACGGGGAGGTGATGGCTTCTAACTACAACCTGCGCGAGAAGGCGCCGGCCGTGTACGTCGGTTAA
- a CDS encoding DUF2905 domain-containing protein, producing MTPQIGKLILIAGFVLVVLGAIVWLGGGNWFSWFGRLPGDIRVERPGFRFYAPWVSMLLLSVLLSLVLWLVRRLGG from the coding sequence ATGACGCCTCAGATCGGAAAGCTGATACTCATTGCTGGTTTCGTGCTTGTCGTGCTGGGTGCGATCGTGTGGCTGGGCGGCGGCAACTGGTTCAGCTGGTTTGGCCGCCTGCCCGGCGATATCCGCGTGGAGCGGCCCGGCTTCCGCTTCTACGCGCCCTGGGTGTCGATGCTGCTGCTAAGCGTATTGTTGAGCCTCGTTTTGTGGCTTGTGCGGCGGCTTGGGGGTTGA
- a CDS encoding ArnT family glycosyltransferase, with protein MPAPLTSRTWLWLFVLVLGVAFLVGIGSWGPLESSEARYAEIGREMLVGQDWLHPRLLGIQHFHKPPLTYWLTAAGLALFGPNAEGVRILPVLAVLLQVLLVYGLGQLLFQGDRARALAAAIIYGTLPVVLISALNVTTDAYLATLELAATYGILRYYHDGRRWGLYLFWVGLALAFLTKGPVGFVLPLMAVIGFYFRQKQTRRPFTIHHAVGIVLFVLLGLSWYLYLIIENPAFLRYFLFEHTVERFANAATFNRAKPWWFYVVLAPATSLPWAAALLVYAIRMRWASVPQQWRNVLIFWVLLPLVFFSISKSKLLLYVLPIFPGVALLTVYYLGRLTDGVLYRWYVGFVAFYGAVLATLCMLPVVVTVTDVPLQASPFSAIWPAAGILVMILTLTLWSQIRIAPRILVASVLFTVALLISVKPLMQQNELDFNGARPLAYFIKQRHLENRKVLVYNELLPALAFETGRIPVSLNDGNHNLDRETQFEPSAVWRNTLIYLHDAKQQDAVNQLFAQRPVLLVKGSLKPERQWMLRSFTQHQHLGKWTVYY; from the coding sequence ATGCCTGCTCCCCTCACGTCCCGTACTTGGCTTTGGTTGTTTGTACTGGTGTTGGGCGTCGCCTTTCTGGTGGGCATCGGGAGCTGGGGGCCGTTGGAAAGCAGCGAGGCCCGTTACGCCGAAATTGGGCGGGAGATGCTGGTCGGCCAGGATTGGCTGCACCCGCGCTTGCTGGGCATCCAGCATTTTCACAAGCCCCCGCTAACGTATTGGCTCACTGCTGCCGGGCTGGCCTTGTTTGGGCCGAATGCAGAAGGCGTACGCATTCTGCCTGTATTGGCTGTGCTGCTGCAAGTGCTGCTGGTGTATGGCTTGGGGCAACTGTTGTTTCAGGGCGACCGCGCACGGGCCTTGGCCGCAGCGATCATCTACGGTACACTGCCCGTGGTGCTCATCTCGGCACTAAATGTTACAACTGACGCTTACCTGGCCACGCTGGAACTGGCTGCTACCTACGGCATCCTGCGCTATTACCACGACGGTCGTCGCTGGGGGCTGTACCTATTTTGGGTGGGGCTGGCCCTGGCGTTCCTAACCAAAGGCCCGGTGGGTTTTGTGTTGCCGCTGATGGCCGTTATTGGCTTTTATTTCCGGCAGAAGCAAACGCGCCGACCGTTTACGATCCATCACGCCGTGGGCATTGTGTTGTTTGTGCTGCTGGGTTTGAGCTGGTATTTGTATCTGATCATCGAGAATCCGGCATTTCTGCGCTATTTCCTGTTTGAGCATACCGTAGAGCGTTTTGCCAATGCGGCGACTTTCAACCGTGCCAAACCGTGGTGGTTTTATGTAGTGCTGGCGCCGGCCACGAGCTTGCCGTGGGCCGCTGCGCTTTTGGTCTATGCCATCCGGATGCGTTGGGCTTCGGTGCCGCAGCAGTGGCGCAATGTGCTCATCTTCTGGGTGTTGCTGCCGCTGGTGTTTTTCTCGATCTCGAAATCCAAGCTGCTGCTGTACGTGCTGCCAATCTTTCCGGGCGTGGCGTTGCTTACCGTCTACTACCTGGGGCGCCTCACCGACGGCGTACTGTATCGGTGGTATGTGGGGTTCGTGGCGTTTTACGGCGCGGTGCTGGCAACCTTGTGCATGCTGCCAGTGGTGGTAACCGTCACGGACGTACCGTTGCAGGCCAGTCCGTTTTCTGCCATCTGGCCGGCTGCTGGCATTCTGGTTATGATCCTCACGCTCACGCTCTGGAGCCAGATTCGAATTGCGCCTAGAATATTGGTAGCGAGCGTGTTGTTTACCGTTGCCCTCTTGATTTCAGTTAAGCCGCTGATGCAACAGAACGAGCTGGATTTCAACGGCGCCCGGCCGCTTGCTTATTTCATAAAACAACGGCATCTGGAAAACAGGAAAGTGCTAGTCTACAATGAATTGCTGCCAGCTTTGGCCTTTGAAACGGGCCGCATCCCGGTATCGCTCAACGATGGCAACCACAACCTCGACCGCGAAACCCAGTTCGAGCCCTCTGCTGTTTGGCGCAACACACTGATTTATCTCCACGATGCCAAACAGCAAGATGCTGTTAATCAATTGTTTGCGCAGCGTCCTGTGCTGCTGGTGAAAGGCAGCCTGAAGCCTGAGCGCCAATGGATGCTGCGTTCCTTTACCCAGCATCAGCACTTAGGAAAGTGGACGGTGTATTACTGA
- a CDS encoding slipin family protein translates to MNFLAIIVIIVVFLLLGIRIAQEYERAIVFRLGRFTGTRGPGLYWIIPIIERQQTIDIRTKTVDLEQQETITKDSVTIKVNAVLWFRVVNPADAIIKVANFNQAVYQLAVTALRNIIGQHQLDEVLRGRQQINATLQQLVDAATESWGVKIELVEIKDVEIPESMQRAMAREAEAIREKRARLIKAEAELEASIKLTQGAQQMESSPMALELRRMQMISEIGIDNNTTTVVLIPSEFSHAATSLTKLANQQAG, encoded by the coding sequence ATGAACTTTCTCGCAATTATCGTCATCATTGTTGTTTTTCTGCTGCTGGGCATTCGCATTGCGCAGGAATACGAACGGGCCATTGTGTTTCGGCTGGGGCGCTTTACGGGCACGCGCGGGCCGGGGCTGTACTGGATTATCCCGATCATCGAGCGGCAACAAACCATCGACATCCGCACGAAAACCGTGGATCTGGAGCAGCAGGAAACCATTACTAAAGACAGCGTAACCATCAAGGTGAACGCCGTGCTGTGGTTTCGGGTGGTAAATCCGGCGGATGCTATCATCAAGGTGGCCAACTTCAACCAGGCAGTTTACCAACTGGCCGTCACGGCGTTACGCAACATCATCGGGCAGCACCAGCTCGACGAAGTATTGCGCGGCCGCCAGCAAATCAACGCTACCCTGCAACAGCTCGTGGATGCAGCCACCGAATCGTGGGGCGTCAAAATTGAGTTGGTGGAGATCAAGGACGTAGAAATTCCGGAATCCATGCAGCGGGCCATGGCGCGCGAAGCCGAAGCCATCCGCGAAAAGCGTGCTCGCCTCATCAAAGCCGAAGCCGAGCTGGAAGCCTCCATCAAGCTAACGCAGGGCGCCCAACAAATGGAAAGCAGCCCCATGGCCCTGGAACTGCGCCGCATGCAGATGATATCGGAAATTGGCATCGACAACAATACCACCACCGTCGTGCTCATCCCGTCGGAATTCAGCCACGCGGCCACGAGCCTGACCAAGCTAGCGAATCAGCAGGCAGGCTGA
- a CDS encoding DUF6438 domain-containing protein, with protein sequence MRIAGPLWAVTLAVLCSCAPSKLVLSDRPADSAREHFPNQIDALNSAADITRFVQQVGGRDYHTYTVSDTLRFTDKRCETQLKKAGAKAWQKADFDGNGYSDLLLIGRDADAKSNVVCVLDSGNNRFYIEPFERQFFRTCAVPQVVYDGVLPLIRYVDYANSFYNTDSLSDRQEFLLAHRFGGFVEYTRKEYQYQIEKIEFTSSFAYHTSSQSELTIGADGKATYSFTEAPILAPANITAEHLTATISPRAYDEIASLLIYLNFPRLRNEYRLTLNHIPRSTLTVTYNRGRKKVIYDVGEAGTFGLRQVYALLHQLRRTQVWQPVQ encoded by the coding sequence ATGCGTATTGCTGGACCGTTGTGGGCCGTTACTCTTGCTGTATTGTGTAGTTGCGCTCCCAGCAAGCTGGTGCTTTCCGATCGCCCCGCGGACAGCGCCCGCGAGCACTTTCCCAATCAGATTGACGCCCTAAATTCGGCGGCCGACATCACGCGTTTCGTGCAGCAGGTAGGCGGCCGCGACTACCATACTTACACCGTCAGCGATACGTTGCGGTTTACGGATAAACGCTGCGAAACCCAACTGAAGAAAGCCGGCGCAAAGGCTTGGCAAAAAGCTGATTTCGACGGCAATGGCTATTCCGATCTGCTGCTGATCGGCCGGGATGCCGACGCGAAAAGCAACGTGGTATGTGTACTCGATTCGGGCAATAACCGGTTTTATATCGAGCCGTTTGAGCGCCAGTTTTTTCGCACTTGCGCCGTGCCGCAAGTCGTATACGATGGAGTGCTGCCGCTGATCCGGTACGTTGACTACGCCAACTCATTTTACAACACAGATTCGTTGAGTGATCGGCAGGAGTTCCTGTTGGCGCATCGGTTCGGCGGCTTTGTTGAATATACGCGCAAGGAATACCAGTACCAGATTGAGAAAATCGAATTCACATCTTCGTTTGCGTATCACACCTCGTCGCAATCGGAGCTGACGATTGGCGCCGACGGCAAAGCCACTTATAGCTTCACAGAAGCGCCTATTCTAGCGCCCGCCAACATCACTGCCGAGCACCTGACAGCTACCATCAGTCCGCGTGCTTACGACGAAATCGCGTCGTTGCTGATCTACCTCAACTTTCCACGTTTGCGCAACGAATACCGCCTGACCCTCAATCACATACCGCGCAGCACGCTCACTGTTACCTACAATCGCGGGCGGAAAAAAGTCATCTACGACGTGGGCGAAGCCGGTACGTTTGGCTTGCGCCAAGTATATGCGCTGCTGCACCAGCTCCGTCGCACACAAGTCTGGCAGCCCGTCCAATAA
- a CDS encoding aspartate kinase has product MKVLKFGGTSVGSAERMRAVAELIQSDERRIVVLSAMSGTTNALVNIARLLYDGDTTAATYQTEILRQHYLMVARELLPNEAHVTDAITQVDARFRAVFDLMRGPLTASGEKVILAQGELLSTLLFHRYVTQVLGQQAVLLPALDFMKIDRDEEPDAAYIREHLAQQLAQYPDNQLFITQGYICRNADGGIDNLKRGGSDYSASLIGAAADASEIQIWTDIDGLHNNDPRVVEGTYPIRELSFDEAAELAYFGAKILHPSSVLPARQHNIPVRLLNTMQPEAPGTLISSKTGPEPIKAVAAKDGLVAINVKSSRMLLAHGFLRSLFEVFERYRTPIDMITTSEVAVSLTIDDATHLEEILNDLRGFGTVEVDKNQTIICLVGNLVQSTHGAARLAFGALEDVPLRMISYGGSPNNISILVNTADKTRALKALNAGLFQKA; this is encoded by the coding sequence ATGAAAGTTCTCAAGTTCGGTGGCACCTCAGTTGGCTCAGCGGAGCGTATGCGCGCCGTGGCCGAGTTGATTCAGAGCGACGAGCGCCGCATTGTGGTGCTGTCGGCTATGTCGGGCACCACCAACGCGCTGGTCAACATTGCGCGGCTGCTTTACGATGGCGATACCACGGCTGCCACGTACCAAACCGAGATTCTGCGCCAGCACTACCTGATGGTAGCTCGCGAGTTGCTGCCCAATGAGGCCCACGTCACCGATGCCATCACGCAGGTTGACGCCCGTTTTCGCGCCGTTTTCGACCTGATGCGCGGCCCGCTTACGGCCTCCGGCGAAAAGGTAATTCTGGCCCAGGGCGAACTGCTGTCGACGCTCCTGTTTCATCGTTATGTAACGCAAGTACTTGGTCAGCAAGCTGTTCTGCTGCCCGCGTTGGATTTCATGAAGATTGACCGCGACGAAGAGCCCGACGCAGCATATATCCGCGAGCACCTCGCCCAACAACTTGCACAATACCCTGACAATCAGTTATTTATAACCCAAGGGTATATTTGCCGCAACGCCGATGGAGGCATCGATAACCTCAAGCGCGGCGGCTCCGACTACTCGGCTTCGCTGATTGGGGCAGCAGCCGATGCTTCCGAAATCCAGATCTGGACGGACATCGACGGCTTGCACAACAACGACCCGCGCGTGGTGGAAGGCACTTACCCGATCCGGGAGCTGTCGTTCGACGAGGCGGCGGAGCTAGCGTATTTTGGCGCTAAGATCCTGCACCCCAGCTCAGTACTGCCTGCCCGTCAGCACAACATTCCGGTGCGCTTGCTCAACACCATGCAACCCGAAGCGCCCGGCACGCTCATCTCTTCAAAAACCGGCCCGGAGCCCATCAAGGCAGTGGCCGCAAAAGACGGGTTGGTAGCCATCAACGTCAAGTCGAGCCGCATGCTGCTGGCCCACGGCTTCTTACGCAGCCTATTTGAAGTATTCGAGCGCTACCGCACGCCCATCGACATGATCACGACTTCGGAAGTAGCCGTGTCGCTCACCATCGACGACGCCACGCATCTAGAGGAAATCCTGAACGATTTGCGCGGGTTTGGCACCGTGGAAGTCGATAAGAATCAGACAATTATCTGCTTGGTCGGCAACTTGGTACAGTCGACGCACGGGGCTGCCCGCTTGGCGTTCGGTGCTTTGGAAGACGTGCCGTTGCGCATGATTTCGTACGGCGGCTCGCCCAACAACATCAGCATTCTGGTCAACACCGCCGACAAAACGCGCGCGCTAAAAGCCCTCAATGCGGGCCTTTTCCAGAAAGCATAA
- a CDS encoding SDR family oxidoreductase has translation MKILLTGATGYIGQRLLPLLVKAGHDVVCLVRDERRFELPESLRSRVTVAQGDLLQPDSLHDLPLDLDAAYYLVHSMSGHTKNFVRLEQQSAYNFTQYLNRTTAQQVIYLSGIANDRALSAHLRSRRAVEKVLKKAERAALTVLRASIIIGSGSASFEIIRDLVEKLPVMVTPRWLNSRCQPIGVRDIMFYLTAVLANPACYTTSFDVGGPDVLTYKQMLQGLAAVRGYRRYIITVPVLTPRLSSWWLYLVTSTTFSLAQSLVESLRNDTIVARKRSIEAVVPHACMSYSEALKLAFSRIEQNEVVSSWSDALSSGVIEKNYMDFVQIPQNGMLTDRQTLRFTRDPDEVLRNIWSIGGDRGWYKVDWLWRLRGLMDKAVGGVGLRRGRRSPTDLRAGDPLDFWRVLVADRKNRRLLLYAEMKLPGEAWLQFRIIPNPDGTHTLEQLAAFRPQGLAGRLYWYSLVPFHFVIFKGMIENIVYYPVAPTHHPVLSAPE, from the coding sequence ATGAAAATTCTGCTTACCGGCGCTACGGGCTACATTGGCCAACGCCTATTGCCGCTGCTCGTAAAAGCCGGCCACGATGTGGTATGCTTGGTGCGCGACGAGCGGCGCTTTGAGCTACCCGAGAGCTTGCGCTCGCGCGTGACAGTGGCCCAAGGTGATTTGCTACAGCCCGACTCGCTCCACGACCTGCCCCTGGACTTGGATGCCGCGTATTACCTCGTGCACTCGATGAGTGGGCACACCAAAAACTTCGTGCGGCTGGAGCAACAGTCGGCGTATAATTTCACGCAGTACCTCAACCGCACAACGGCGCAGCAGGTCATCTACCTCAGTGGCATTGCCAACGACCGCGCCCTGAGCGCGCATCTGCGTTCGCGTAGGGCCGTGGAGAAAGTGCTCAAAAAGGCCGAACGAGCAGCCCTTACCGTGCTGCGAGCCAGTATCATAATCGGCTCAGGATCAGCATCTTTTGAAATTATTCGGGATTTGGTCGAAAAGCTCCCCGTGATGGTGACGCCGCGGTGGCTCAACTCACGCTGCCAGCCCATCGGCGTGCGCGACATCATGTTCTACCTCACGGCAGTGCTCGCCAACCCAGCTTGCTATACTACTTCCTTCGACGTCGGCGGACCGGACGTACTGACCTACAAGCAGATGCTGCAAGGTTTGGCGGCCGTACGCGGCTATCGGCGCTACATTATCACGGTGCCTGTGCTCACGCCGCGGCTGTCGTCGTGGTGGCTGTATCTGGTTACCAGCACCACATTTTCACTAGCTCAGAGCTTGGTAGAAAGCCTGCGCAACGATACCATCGTGGCCCGCAAACGCAGCATTGAGGCCGTGGTGCCGCACGCGTGCATGAGCTACAGCGAAGCATTGAAGCTGGCCTTTTCGCGCATCGAGCAAAACGAAGTGGTGAGCAGTTGGAGCGACGCGCTCAGCAGCGGCGTGATCGAGAAGAACTACATGGACTTCGTGCAAATTCCTCAGAACGGCATGCTCACCGATCGGCAGACGTTGCGCTTCACCCGCGACCCCGACGAAGTGCTGCGCAACATCTGGAGCATTGGCGGCGACAGGGGCTGGTACAAAGTCGATTGGCTTTGGCGCCTGCGTGGGCTGATGGACAAGGCCGTGGGCGGCGTAGGCCTGCGGCGCGGGCGCCGCTCCCCCACCGACTTACGCGCCGGCGACCCCCTGGACTTTTGGCGCGTACTTGTCGCCGACCGCAAAAACCGTCGGCTGCTTCTCTATGCCGAAATGAAATTGCCCGGTGAGGCATGGCTGCAATTTCGCATCATTCCTAACCCCGATGGCACGCACACGCTGGAACAGTTGGCTGCTTTCCGGCCGCAAGGCCTAGCCGGTCGCCTATATTGGTACTCGCTGGTACCGTTCCACTTTGTCATCTTCAAGGGCATGATTGAAAACATCGTCTACTATCCGGTGGCGCCCACGCATCACCCTGTGCTGTCGGCACCTGAATAG
- a CDS encoding tol-pal system protein YbgF, with protein MFPLAVWAQQADTLTEMPMRHIDVDNVDILPEAVDISGWLLMDKDIQLELEGAVQNLYNFKYDKAEKQFRSLRRRYPQHPMPYFLLGLSTWWKIQPTNLQTKQYDKIFFAYMDTAITKGEQLYKRDNKNYEACFFLAAAYGFNARLSSERGNWTEATFRAKHALTYLNKCQEANGLSPEFMFGQALINYYAVWISETYPLLKPVLLFFPKGNRQLGLVQLKNVADNGFYTGNEAKFFLMRIFLNEENKPENALPIAKKLVDMYPDNGYFQRLYALLCFREGRDRECERVSKEILDKLNQGMPGYEGNSGRYATYFLGSFMQKYYKDDAKAKDYFQRCIVFAETTGELKGAFYVYSNLNLARLAARERDMRTASRYYQVVREKADPKSDVLQEAKDFLKKNKRSLAQL; from the coding sequence TTGTTTCCGCTAGCAGTGTGGGCCCAACAGGCTGACACACTTACGGAGATGCCCATGCGGCACATCGACGTGGACAACGTGGACATTCTGCCCGAAGCGGTGGATATCAGCGGTTGGCTGCTGATGGATAAGGACATCCAGTTGGAGTTGGAGGGAGCCGTGCAGAACCTCTACAACTTCAAGTACGACAAGGCCGAAAAGCAGTTCCGCTCGCTGCGCCGCCGCTACCCCCAGCACCCGATGCCCTACTTCCTGCTGGGCCTGAGCACCTGGTGGAAGATCCAACCGACGAATCTGCAAACGAAGCAGTACGACAAGATCTTTTTCGCCTACATGGACACGGCCATCACCAAAGGCGAGCAGCTCTACAAGCGCGACAACAAAAACTACGAAGCCTGCTTCTTTCTGGCTGCAGCCTACGGTTTCAATGCGCGCCTAAGCTCGGAGCGGGGCAACTGGACCGAGGCCACTTTTCGGGCCAAGCACGCCCTGACGTATTTGAATAAGTGTCAGGAAGCCAACGGATTAAGTCCAGAATTTATGTTCGGGCAAGCGCTTATTAACTATTACGCCGTCTGGATTTCGGAAACCTACCCGCTGCTGAAACCCGTACTACTTTTCTTCCCCAAGGGCAACCGGCAACTAGGCTTGGTGCAGCTCAAGAACGTGGCCGACAACGGCTTCTATACCGGCAACGAGGCGAAGTTTTTTCTGATGCGCATTTTTCTCAACGAAGAAAACAAGCCGGAAAACGCGCTGCCCATCGCCAAAAAGCTAGTCGATATGTACCCGGACAATGGCTACTTCCAGCGGTTGTATGCGTTGCTTTGTTTTCGTGAAGGACGCGACCGGGAATGCGAGCGGGTAAGCAAAGAAATCCTAGACAAGCTGAATCAGGGAATGCCTGGTTATGAGGGTAATAGCGGCCGCTATGCCACGTATTTCCTCGGCTCGTTTATGCAGAAATACTACAAGGACGACGCCAAAGCCAAGGACTATTTCCAGCGCTGCATCGTGTTTGCCGAAACCACCGGCGAGCTGAAAGGAGCGTTCTACGTGTATTCCAATCTGAATTTGGCGCGTCTTGCCGCCCGCGAGCGGGATATGCGTACGGCCAGCCGCTATTACCAAGTGGTGCGCGAAAAAGCCGATCCGAAGTCGGATGTTTTGCAGGAAGCCAAGGACTTTCTAAAGAAGAACAAGCGGAGTCTGGCGCAGTTGTAA